The DNA window CTCTAGACGCCAGTGGAGCACGATCTGCGACCCAACTCACACGTCAGCCATCGTAAATTATACACTAACCGCCGTTTTCATTATTTAGGGTGCCGCGAAGCGGAATGAGGACTCGCCAGAGCGTGGAGGTTTGCTTTTTTTGTAGCTGCGCTCGCCAGAGCGTGGATGGTTGCCGCGTAAATACGAATCACACCTTCAGGCGAAGGTCGCTACCAGACAAACCTTCACGGTGTTGGGGTGAAAGCATCTGACTCGTCCGCTCACGACAGCATCTCGGCCCGTTAAATCCCAACCCGACGCGTCAGCAAGGGAGCACATCAATCCAGTCTTCTCTCCCTGACCCTCTGGGTTGTCAAAAACATTCGACTTCGAAAACCCCGCATTGGGGTACAATGGCGACCGCGCAACTGCTCAGCAGATCGTGATGCTGGCGACTCCAACTTGCTACCAAAACCGTTATCTATCAGCGAGACGATTGATGTTCAAACTTCTTGTCACCTTTGTAGGCCTGTCACTTGCCTTGCTGATCCCATCCCCGGCGGTGGCCGCCGACCGTCCCAACGTGATCCTGCTATTGGCCGATGATCTCGGCTGGACCGGGCTGGGATGCTTCGGCAGCGATTTTTACGAAACCCCGAATTTAGATTCGCTGGCGGATCGAGGAGTGAAATTCACCAACGCCTATGCGGCGTGCACCGTTTGCTCGCCCACCCGCGCGTCGATCATGACAGGCAAGTATCCAGCGCGGCTGCATTTGACCGACTTTATCGCGGGCCAAAATCGTCCATTCGCTAAGCTGCAGATACCGCAGTGGACCAAGCGTCTTGATGGCGAACAGCGAACCATTGCCGAGGTCCTCAAGGGCAGCGGTTATCGCACCGGCCACGTCGGGAAATGGCATCTCAGCGGCATTGGTAAACAAGCCAGCGGGACAAAGCCGACCGACCAAGGGTTTGACGTGTCCTACGAGCGTCCGCCGGGGGCGAAGGGTTACCTGCTAAAAACGCCATCCGACGGTGAATCAAAATCAAACTACTTGACCGACTATTTGACCGACAAAGCGTGCGAATTTATCGATCAATCAAAATCCGATCCCTTCTTTTTATATTTCGCCTACCACGTGCCTCACACGCCGATCCAGGGCCGCAGCGACTTGGTGGACTACTTTACGTCAAAGGTCGATCCAGACGCGATTCACCAAAATCAAACCTACGCCGCGATGGTCGCCAGCTTGGACCAAAGCGTTGGCCGCATCGTCGCCCAACTCGAAAAACGCCACCTGACCGACAACACCGTGATCCTGTTTATCAGCGATAACGGCGGGTTAACGCAGCGTAACGGA is part of the Novipirellula caenicola genome and encodes:
- a CDS encoding sulfatase, which codes for MSKTFDFENPALGYNGDRATAQQIVMLATPTCYQNRYLSARRLMFKLLVTFVGLSLALLIPSPAVAADRPNVILLLADDLGWTGLGCFGSDFYETPNLDSLADRGVKFTNAYAACTVCSPTRASIMTGKYPARLHLTDFIAGQNRPFAKLQIPQWTKRLDGEQRTIAEVLKGSGYRTGHVGKWHLSGIGKQASGTKPTDQGFDVSYERPPGAKGYLLKTPSDGESKSNYLTDYLTDKACEFIDQSKSDPFFLYFAYHVPHTPIQGRSDLVDYFTSKVDPDAIHQNQTYAAMVASLDQSVGRIVAQLEKRHLTDNTVILFISDNGGLTQRNGKHDGFTENLPLRRGKGSAYEGGVRVPAIAYWPGVTPAGSVCDEPIITMDLFPTIQQLAGIAVSQTQPNDGLSLVPLLHDPHHRFDRDLFWHYPHYHAGGDSPYSAIRSGNYRLIEFHEDERVELYDLAVDIGEQNDLSESLPTKTRELKEKLHKWRESVNAQMPTANPNFDPARQQKVGRQPKSKRPQSS